The window TGATTCAGACAGTGATTCAGAACAGGTAAACATCACTAAAACACACAATGAAGTTTCTGAGTTGGACATTCTTGTTACAAAACCAGAAGAAGTACAACAAGTTCATAAGAATCATTTTGCATATGATGTCATTGGAGACTTAAATGAGAAAATGAAGACACGAGGAGTGCAGATTGACTTTAAGAAGATGACAAGTTACTTTACAACTCTAGAAACCGTTTTCTATGAGTGTTTTATGTCGATAATCGAACCAAAGAATCATATAGAAGCTGTTCAAGATGATTTTTGGATTATAGCCATGGAAGAAGAACTGGAACAGTTTGAGCGTAATGATGTTTGGGAACTAGTTCGTAGACCAATATCTGTGAATATCATTGGTACTAAGTGGaatttcaaaaacaagattgatgaGAGTGGTGTTGTGGTTCACAATAAAGCAAGATTGGTTGCACAAGGGTATACGCAGATCGAAGGTGTAGATTTTGAAGAAACTTTTGCACCAGTAGCAAGACTTGAGTCAATAGGACTGTTTCTAGGAATGGCTTGTATTCTGAACTTCAAAGTTTTTCAGATGGATGTTAAGAGTGCTTTCTTGAATGGGATTTTACAAGAAGAAGTATATGTTGAACAACCCAAAGGTTTTGAAGATCCAGTTAGGCCTGAGTATGTATATAAACTAAAGAAACTCTTTATGGTTTGAAGCAAGCTCCAAGAGTTTGGTATGAAAGGCTGACTAGTTTTCTTATGGAACAAAACTATAACAGAGGAAGTGTGGACAAGACTCTGTTTATTTTGGAACAAGGTGATGAATTCATGATGGTTcaaatttatgttgatgacattatcTTTGGAAGTACTTCAAAGGAGTTGGTGGATAGGTTTGTGAGTTGTATGAcacaagaatttgagatgagtctGGTTGGAGAATTAAAGTATTTTCTCGGATTGCAGATTACACAATCAGATCAAGgaatttttatttcacaaagtACCTATGCTAGACAATTTCTTAAAAAGTTCCAGATGGATAATTGCAAAGAAGCCTTGATACCTATGAGTACTACTTTGAAACTATCAAGAGATGTTGATGGCAAGGATGTAGATGTCAAGCAATTTAGAGGGATGATTGGTAGTTTGTTATATCTTACCGCTAGTAGGCCAGACTTGAGTTACAGTGTGGGTATATGTGCAAGGTATCAGTCAAAACCTAAACAGTCTCATCTTGAAGCAGTCAAGCGAATTATCAAGTACGTTAAAGGAACTGTTGATCTTGGAATTTGGTATTCTAAAGGTTCAAACAAGGGTTTAGTTGGTTACTGTGATGCAGACTATGCAGGAAGTATAACGGATCGAAAAAGCACTAGTGGGGGATGTTTCTTTCTAGGCAACAATTTAATAGCCTGGTtgagtaagaaacaaaattcagtgTTTTTGTCTACAACTGAATCAGAATATATAGCAATGGGGAGTTGTTGTACTCAGTTGTTATGGATGAAGCAGATTATGGTATGGATTCAGGGGAGCTGCAAGTGTATTGTGACAATAGGAGTGCAATTGATATCTCTAAAAATCCAGTTCAACATTCAAGAACAAAGCACATTGATGTGAGACATCACTTCATCAGAGAACTAGTTGAAAGAACGAAAGTTGTGATTGAGCATGTTGATACTGAGGAACAATTAGCtaatattttcacaaaagcTCTTGACTTTAATCGATTTTCTACATTAAGAAATTCGATTGGGGTGTGTGAGATGTGAATCAGTCACATGATGGTTCAACACCTTGTACAAGAGGAGATAGGGGTTAAGAATCTGGTGCATGTTAAAAGTTGTTGTTAaggttttttgttggtttattaaAAACGAGTATGGATTGAGAAAACCAGTGGTTATAGTTTGGGCttattaaaagaaagatttgttcAATATTTAGGAGAATATTTAGATGGTTGAAGTTTCCAAAAGttcttaaaaaaatctttttgttgatatatttattttaaaaaggggAAGTCAAGAGGCACTTCGTGTgtgtcgaaaaaaaaaacttggtaaaAAAAAGGGAGAACGAATCGGAGATGGTAGGGGTGACTCGAAGTGGATTGATGCGTAGAGCAAGGAAGTCAGAGATGTCTCGAGGTGATGGGATTTTTAATCGACCTCAGTTGGTTGATGAGTCAAATAACGATGAAGAAGTTCAACCAAGTATTGTGCCGTATAGATTCGACAGCGATGATGATTCATTTAAAGGAAAATCATAGACGAATCAAGTAGATCAAGGGGTATATGATCTCTAAGGAGAAAATCCAATTGATGACGAGGTGGAGTTTGTTGGCGAGCGAGAAAAGAAGGATCTTGTTTCGAAGTCTGATACAGAATTTGGGGTTGAAGAAATCTCTGTACATGAGCAGATTGAGAGACATGCAGAGAAGCAGAGaagcaagaaacagagagaagtgGCATCCGCTAGCAAGAAGAAATCGGCTTGCAAGTCAAAACGACCAAGATCTGCAGAACCAAGTGCTAGAAATGTTTGGGCTAAATCTGGGTTTCAATCTGATGTGTTTGTCTCCAAAGCAGCAAAATTAAGGTACTCTCAGTTCTTTTCTAGGAATTTTACGGCTGAGAGACAATTGGATATGTCTAAAAAGGATGAGTTTGGGTTCATTGAGAAGATATTGTCGTTAGGACTTGGACCTACAATTCATGATCCTTCGGTGTATGTCAAAGAGATTATTTGTGAATGTTATGCAAATTTGCCAAATGGAAAGGCTAGGGATGGTGTTCAAGTGTTTGTGAGGGGACATTGGTATGAATTTTCTCCTAAGGCAATTAATCAAGCTTTTAATATTGCACCTTTGACTAGAGCTGAGAAGAAAGCTGATACAGCAATAGATAAGTTGAGTACGGATGAACTTGCAGAGTTTTTAAAAGTGGTGAAGACAAGTCGACTTGGGCTTATTTAAAAGTTGCGGATCTACCTTAGGAGAGTGCAACTCTTTTAATGTTGGCAGCATACAATTGGGTTCCCTAGAAACACAAGAATCATCTTTCGGTTAAGTGAGCTCGGGTAGTTTACAAGATTATCAAGGGCATCCGGTTTGATTTTGGGCAGTTGCTTTATAATCAGATTATGAACATAAGTTGGAAAGATCCTACTCGCTATGTGGTATTTCCGAGAACAATCTTTGAAACTCTTAGAGTTCAAGAAGGTCCGCTTGAGTGGtcagatgaagaggaagatgtgtATGCTGAGTTTTATACAAAGAATGCCAAAGCAGGACATATCTATGATGTTAAGCATAAACTGATTCCAGAGAGTAAAAGAGTCGACACCAGTATGTCCAGATAGCAGGCAACCTGATGAGggattttcttctacttctgaGGTTATTCAGTTAGGTAGCATTCGTGTGCCACACATTGGTCAAGAGGATGTTGAGATTTCGTATGAAGCATTGGTTGATAAAGCACAAGCTCTGGAAAGACTTACAGAAGTATTACAGAGGCTCATACAGAATCATCCACTATCCAAGACGATTTGAGATGTTTTTAACTGTTGTTttctcaagcagggggagaagGAGCTGGTCTGAGATTTTGGGGGAgtgtttttatgtgtttggtGCTGGTCTGAGATTCTGGGGgagttttgtgttttcattaaAACTTCCGATTTTTGGCGATCATTTTGGTTCATTGTGTTTGAATGTTTGACTATAGTTCGGTgatcattttggtttatgttttgaaCGGTTGACTATGGTTTAAAGTTATTTGTTTTAAGTCTAAACCAACCACAAAATTCTTATGCTTAAGaagcacaaagttaaaaagagggagattgaagatgcaacATTTGAACAAGAGGATGAACTATTTCAGAAGGACTCAACACTAGTACAAGAATAGAGTATCGAGTTATTTATGTCGGCAATTATAAAGCTGGAAGATTTACACAGGATTAGAATGTCCAAGAAGCTTCTAAGAAGATCAAAGAGtttcatgtttacaataggaatgtaaacatgaagaaagaggaaaatttCCTAattcataaagaaaaaaaaaagaaattgtccaattcctattaggattaaaATAGGTAGTTTGTCCTTTGTGTGGCATAGgcctagttctataaatagggtgAAAAGGCTGATTGTAAGctttagcacaaacaagagaaagttaacctagctactaagttttagtctttaagaaaagaaaagtgcTAAGAACTTAGAGAGAGCGTGAGGTTTCtttaaagagagttttgagagattagaaaattgtttagaataaacttgtaaacagattttctattaatcaaaagagagtttaaagaaatTGTTGTTTCATTGTTCAGATCataagttctcacactttcGGTAACTTCCTAAACTCTTGTACTCTTGTTACCATATTAATAAACTGAGACATGCTTTTTAttgttgaagtttttttttcctgtggaGATTAATTATCAGCTCCagagattaatatatatatatatatatatattcgaacTTGCTTTTATTGGAGGCATGTCTCAAAAAAATTGCATTGTTACTCGGATCGCtatattatgtttgattctgttACGTATTTGATATCTGTAATCAGTGTCTTCTCTTCATTCGTACAAGATAATACTACATAtctctttaaaaaaagaaaaccctagcTGCCAGAGTAGATTTGAGGGGGTTGAACTCTCCGTTTACCATTCCGGCGACGAGGCTGTTCTTCTCCCTCCCCCTTGTATATAAATTTCTATGGTCCTCATGTTCAGCGGTCGAGATTAATTCAAGGAAGATCCAGGAGTGAGCATGTTCTGCTTTGCTGTCAGCGGTGGTGGGGTTCTCCTTCTGTCGATGTAGTTGTGGTTCCGATCTGACGAAAGAGGAGCTTCGTAGTCGGGATCTGGTTTGAAGACGCCGGAAGGTAGCATCGGAGTTTCTCACGGCTCGCTCGTCAATCTGGATTTTGTGGCTACGGCGGAAGTCGGCAAAAGGAGAGGTGGGGAAGCGTTGTTCGTCTTGGTGATTAACGGTAGGTTTTTTTAGATCTTAGATGGCTGTTGCGGGTTTTGGTTGCAGAAGGTTGGAGTGAGCCATCTACCGCTGTAGCTGCCGTGATTTTGTCTTCACCGGACCAGTTTTCTCAGTTCATGCTCAGGGGAGATCGGAGAAGCTAAGATCTGGGAGAGAAGGGATAGATATGAAGTTGTCAGATTGCTAGGTCGGGATCTGACAACGCAGAGCCGGCTTGTCGGAGAGTTGGGCATTCTGGGAGGTCTGTAGTGGGTTGGTGGCTCGTCGGAAAAGGACCACTGACAGAAACCGGATTCTTCCATCTTTGGTTTCTGATCCCTTGATGTCGCTGCAAAGCCGTAGACCTTGAATCCACCGGAGTTAATGCTCTGACTCTCTGCTTCCGGTCAAAATTTTTAGATAAAGTGCATGAACTGTTTCAGTAGGATCCGagcttttttcccttttccGGCAACTTTTCCGattaacctattttgtaactgGATCAAAATTGTATTTCTCGGCCCAGCCCATTTGGGAGATAAAtagaattattaattaaaaaaaaaagataatactaCATATACAAATACTCTATTTGATTTTCACACTAAAGCAATATAAGATAATAGATAAACCAATCTTAAAAAGGCCCATTAAAGCCCAATAGAGTTTCAATCTAAATGTGTTGATGACGGGTTTCTTTTGACATCGAATTTATAAGTTATTGCATGGCTTAAATGTTTTTCCACcgtcttcttctgctccttcGTCCCCGCACAATTGCTTAGGGATCCTTTCGCATTGTTTCCCAGATTTTGCAATCTTTTCATTATATGGCCGTACAGGTTTCTCAAAACTGTAAGTTCGTTTATTTTGTCGTCAATTTCTTCtggatttggtttatttatgtttctttgttctcTCTTCCCGAACCATCGAGCTTcgctttatttatttatttaggtttCTGATTTGTATACTCTGTCGTCTTTGATTGTTAATTTGTGTGCTGATTTAGTTTTCTAACTCCGTCGATCCAAGCTTTTGCCAAAGAGTTTGATCCCCTTGTTGCCTTTTATTTCgtgaaaaaaaaactgcaatCTTCGATTTGGAGAAATTACTAAATGATGCAAAAAGCTTGAATCTaaatcctttgttttgttttgatgctGCAGAAACAGATAGCTTTATATATAATTCAGTTTGGGGTTACTCGCAAGTGCAAAATATGTTTGTCACGGCGGGGGTGAGTAGTGATGCTGCAATTGCTGTAAGGGAGAAACTACGAGGTGGTATTGGACAGACTAGAGTGAGAAGGTATTGGCCTGGAAAAGCTCCGGAGTGGGCTGAGGAAGCCGAAGATGATGACAATGTCAGGATGCAGACCGTTTCTGTTTTGGATAGAGCTTTTCCAAAGAATGATGATTTAGGGGTTTCTAGGAAGGATGATCCTAGGCTGCGCCGTTTAGCTCAGACCAGAGTTGAAGACCGTGACGAAGTTAGAGCTGATCATAGGCGAATTAGAAAAGCTAAGGTTGTATctactgaagaagaagaagaaaggaatcaaGAGGAtagagacgatgatgatgatgatgaagatgctttggaagaaagaagaagaagaattagagAGAAGAATCTTAAAAGAGCGCAAGAGGAGGCTGCTCTGCTTcctttagaagaagaagatgagttacaagaggaagaagaggaggaggaggagtctGAGTACGAGACTGATTCAGAGGATGGCATGCCTGGTATTGCCATGATCAAGCCTGTTTTTGTACCAAAATCTGAGAGAGATACCATAGCAGAGCGTGAGAGGCTTGaggctgaagaagaagctctcgAGGAATTAGCTAAGAGAAAACTGGAGATGAGGAAAGTAGAGACAAAGCAAATAGTTGTTGAGGAAGTTagaaaagatgaagagataCGGAAGAACATGCTGTTGGAAGAAGCAAATATTGGAGATGTGGAAACTGATGATGAACTCAATGAAGCTGAGGAGTATGAAGTCTGGAAGACAAGAGAGATCGGTAGgatcaagagagaaagagatgcaAGGGAAGCTATGCTAAGAGAGAGGGAAGAAATAGAGAAGTTGAGGAATATGACAGAGAAGGAGAGGAGAGAATGGGAGAGGAAGAATCCGAAACCTTCATCTGCTCAACCTAAAAAGAAGTGGAACTTTATGCAAAAATACTACCACAAGGGTGCCTTCTTCCAGGCAGATCATGATGATGAGGCAGGTTCTGCTGGGACTGATGGTATATTTCAGCGCGACTTCTCTGCTCCAACTGGAGAAGATAGGTTGGACAAATCGATTCTCCCCAAAGTTATGCAAGTCAAGCACTTTGGTCGCAGTGGAAGAACTAAATGGACTCACCTTGTCAATGAGGACACAACAGATTGGAGTAACCCGTAAGTTTATTTGCTTTCTGCGTTTCTTTTCTTGCATTTGGTTAGGATAGACTCTTGATATGAAAATAGCTCTCATTTAGGCTTCTGAAATCTGATTTATATAGCATTTACTTAGAAACATTAAGCTGAGAACTGAACTGAATCTTTGAATGCAAATGTAAACTGGGATATGTTGGGAGAATCTTGCATATGTTCTTTCGTTTAATGAGGTGCAGATTTTGACATTTTGCTTGCGTAATGAATGATTGTGCAGGTGGACNAAGAGAGAGGGAAGAAATAGAGAAGTTGAGGAATATGACAGAGAAGGAGAGGAGAGAATGGGAGAGGAAGAATCCGAAACCTTCATCTGCTCAACCTAAAAAGAAGTGGAACTTTATGCAAAAATACTACCACAAGGGTGCCTTCTTCCAGGCAGATCATGATGATGAGGCAGGTTCTGCTGGGACTGATGGTATATTTCAGCGCGACTTCTCTGCTCCAACTGGAGAAGATAGGTTGGACAAATCGATTCTCCCCAAAGTTATGCAAGTCAAGCACTTTGGTCGCAGTGGAAGAACTAAATGGACTCACCTTGTCAATGAGGACACAACAGATTGGAGTAACCCGTAAGTTTATTTGCTTTCTGCGTTTCTTTTCTTGCATTTGGTTAGGATAGACTCTTGATATGAAAATAGCTCTCATTTAGGCTTCTGAAATCTGATTTATATAGCATTTACTTAGAAACATTAAGCTGAGAACTGAACTGAATCTTTGAATGCAAATGTAAACTGGGATATGTTGGGAGAATCTTGCATATGTTCTTTCGTTTAATGAGGTGCAGATTTTGACATTTTGCTTGCGTAATGAATGATTGTGCAGGTGGACTTCCAATGATCCTCTACGCgagaaaaacaacaagaaaatggCAGGCATGGATGCTCCTATTGCAAAACCAAAGGGgagcaagaagatgaaagatTGGGAGACTTAAACCCGCACCAACATTTAGTTGAGTTTATTCCAAAACGATCTAGAAGTGGCATGTAGTAGTCAAAATCATCTTAACAAATTTCTCTCAGTTATGTCTGAGCTCTCTAATATCGCTCTGTGACAACCATAAGCTCGTGGCCAAGAGACATCTGGTCTTTTGTATCGGATCATGTTAAGTGACTGCTTGTATTACGAATCTTTGTTTCCATGGTATGGGAATTTGAAGACACGATAACAAAgataaaaattttacatttgcCAAGGaatgatttataaaacatttatgAGTACAGTAATAGTTGTAATGAGAGCACCTCGTAAAGATTATTATCGTTAAACTCATATAACAATTAACATGTCACATGTAATGTTTGTACTTCtaactcaaaagtcaaaaacattaCATGATGATTGCTGAAACTTGTTTTTGTGTGTATCTTATAAATTGCAAATTagaattggattttttttttttttttatatctttttttaaacCATAGTGCCGAAAGTAGCCAACTCTCGTAAAATTGACAGATACAAAAAAAGAGCCCACCACACCCAACCAAAGTCATTTGTTTTGCTGTAAAGAaagctaacaacaacaacaacaacaataacacaatTAGCCCactgcttctgcttcttcttcctcttctttgctCGCCATCTTTTTGTATAGTCAaccattttcttctctctctccaattCCAACCTCCTCCGTAAGGTAACGTCTCCTCCGCTTTTCCATGGCTTCCCCACGTCCTCTCTCTCATTTCGTcagtgtttatttatttatttttttttttaaatcttacttttgattttattttgtccGTGATCTGTTTTGCTCGTACCACCCCGGTGAGTGACTTCATCACCGTAATACAGATTCTgtgtatattgttttttttttttacattttctggATCTGATCCTCGATCTCTGTTGTCTATGATTCGCTTTCTGAGCTCTTGTTCGTTAGATCCGATTTTAAATGTTGTGATTTGATCtgaaaattttcgattttgatttaaattggACTCATCATCTTGTTTGTTTATCTCTCAATCTTCTAAATTACGATTCAAAGCtgctaaattttgaatttttaagcTGTAAAGCTATGAAACTTCatcatctgatttttttttttatacagaaACGACCTGGAAAAGTTATAAAGAGATGATCAGTGATCGTTCGGAGTTCCGAGTTCAGATTCGGAGATTATTTGTGGTTATGATCAGAACGTCCTACAGATGGATTTGCAATCATCCCTTTCTTCTGGGATTCGTTGGTTTTTTGTATTTCCTGCATAGATATTGCCCGCTTCTGTTTTCTCCGTTGGTGACTGCATCTCCTGTTTTGGTGTGTACTTTTCTTTTGCTTGGCACGATTTTGAGTTTTGGAGAGCCAAACATTCCTGAGATCGAAAAAGAAGAACTTGAAACTACTACTGTCCACGAGGCTGCTGCTCTTTTTAGAACAGAGGTATCGAGAGATGCTAATGCTAATGCTAATGCTACTGTTTTTGAGAGAGGTGATAATAGTTTTACGGTAGAGAGTTTTGTGAGCAAGGAGGAAGACGTAGTAGTTGAGGATGGGAATGATGATGATACGGATAGAGTTGGGGAAAGCTTATTCAGTGAGGTTGAGGACGATGTTCGACCGTTTGATTACAGGCCTTTGGTTGATGAGACTCTTGATGAGGTTAAACGGGATACTCAGGTCAGGTTTGAGGAGAAAGCGTTTATTTTGGAGTTGGACAAGAGGGGAGAAAGAGTTGAGGATCGACTAATTGAAAATGATGGGATGCATGGTTCGGTTGCAGAACGATCAAATGGTGGATCTTTAGATGATATGGTAGATGATTCGAAGGAAGATCAGTTGGATGTATCTCCAGTTTCACCTTGGAGACCAATGAGACAtgaggaggatgaggatgatgatgcgGACCGTGATGACTCGCTGGATTCTGAGTCTGATGGTGCAGAAAGTTCTTCACCTGATGCTTCTATGACAGACATCATCCCGATGCTTGACGAGCTTCATCCGCTTTTACACTCAGATGCCCCAGGTCGTGGTATCGCAGATGGTGAAGGATCAGATGCATCTTCAGAGGGGCCACACAGGAGTAGTAGTGATGAAGGGATGGAGTCTGATGTTGACAGTGAAAGTCAAGGAGAAGAAGGCGACAACGAGAATGATGAGGAGgacgaggatgatgaagaagaagaagaagaagaggaagaggaagaagaggtagagaaaaagaaggaagataagGACGATGAAAGTAAATCAGCAATCAAATGGACAGAGGCtgaccaaaaaaatgttatggATCTAGGAAGTCTTGAACTTGAAAGAAACCAACGGTTGGAGAATCTTATTGCCAGGAGAAGGGCTCGCCACAACAT is drawn from Camelina sativa cultivar DH55 chromosome 8, Cs, whole genome shotgun sequence and contains these coding sequences:
- the LOC104706088 gene encoding microfibrillar-associated protein 1-like isoform X1, producing MFVTAGVSSDAAIAVREKLRGGIGQTRVRRYWPGKAPEWAEEAEDDDNVRMQTVSVLDRAFPKNDDLGVSRKDDPRLRRLAQTRVEDRDEVRADHRRIRKAKVVSTEEEEERNQEDRDDDDDDEDALEERRRRIREKNLKRAQEEAALLPLEEEDELQEEEEEEEESEYETDSEDGMPGIAMIKPVFVPKSERDTIAERERLEAEEEALEELAKRKLEMRKVETKQIVVEEVRKDEEIRKNMLLEEANIGDVETDDELNEAEEYEVWKTREIGRIKRERDAREAMLREREEIEKLRNMTEKERREWERKNPKPSSAQPKKKWNFMQKYYHKGAFFQADHDDEAGSAGTDGIFQRDFSAPTGEDRLDKSILPKVMQVKHFGRSGRTKWTHLVNEDTTDWSNPWTSNDPLREKNNKKMAGMDAPIAKPKGSKKMKDWET
- the LOC104706088 gene encoding microfibrillar-associated protein 1-like isoform X2: MFVTAGVSSDAAIAVREKLRGGIGQTRVRRYWPGKAPEWAEEAEDDDNVRMQTVSVLDRAFPKNDDLGVSRKDDPRLRRLAQTRVEDRDEVRADHRRIRKAKVVSTEEEEERNQEDRDDDDDDEDALEERRRRIREKNLKRAQEEAALLPLEEEDELQEEEEEEEESEYETDSEDGMPGIAMIKPVFVPKSERDTIAERERLEAEEEALEELAKRKLEMRKVETKQIVVEEVRKDEEIRKNMLLEEANIGDVETDDELNEAEEYEVWKTREIGRIKRERDAREAMLREREEIEKLRNMTEKERREWERKNPKPSSAQPKKKWNFMQKYYHKGAFFQADHDDEAGSAGTDGIFQRDFSAPTGEDRLDKSILPKVMQVKHFGRSGRTKWTHLVNEDTTDWSNPWTSNDPLREKNNKKMAGMDAPIAKPKGSKKMKDWET